The Hemiscyllium ocellatum isolate sHemOce1 chromosome 4, sHemOce1.pat.X.cur, whole genome shotgun sequence genomic interval GCCTTGATGCTATTGAATGATAGCATGAGGCTTGAAAGGGTGAATATTCTCGTCTTGTTTTTACATGCTATTCAGGACGATAGCCTTCTTAATTGCTTGCTTCACTTGCATATTAACTGTccttgtttcatgcagagggtatgtACTCTTTTCTCACATGAAATCACCTATTACCTCTGCTTTAAAATTCTTGTTCTGGTTAGCATATCATTCCATGAcctcatccctccctatctctgtaacctcctctagccAAACATGCCCTCTAACTGAACCTACATCTCTCTAATTCCTGACTCGTGCATATTTCCAATTAATTGCTGCACCCTTGGTGACTATAGCTTCAGCTGCCTTGGTCTCAAttttgaaattccctccctaaagatgGCAATTCTCTTTCATTGTTTAAGACATTCCTTCGAACCTACCTCAGTGACAAAACCTTTGGTCATATGCTCTTAAAATCTGCTTATGGGGTTCGAATATCATATTAAAATGCTCTCATGAatcatcttgaaatattttattttgttaaggttgtgcatataaatgcaagttcttataGTAACCTGTCCAGTTTTAGGCTTGACAATTTGTGATCTCTATGCTCCTCAAATGATGGCCTCTTCCCTGTCTCTAATTTTGAGTGCTCTGTCATGTCCTAAATTCTAAAAATGTTTCCCTAAACCTCTGTGCTTCTCTATTTCATTTTGCTCCTCAAAGATGCTCTTAAAACCTGTGTATTTGACTAGGCTTTTGGTCACCTAAGACCTCTTAagtctggagatcacagtgggtcaggcagcctccatggagagagaacaagaagCATTAGCTTACTCTCTTtctgtggatgctgtctgactcgctgtgatctccagcatttgttcctttcagtacagattccagcttctgctgTAATTTACTCCTACTTTTAAATCTGGTTTGGtgtgcaattttgtttttaacatcCTTGGGCAACTTTACTGCTTTAAAGACATTTTCTATGCAAGCAGttaattattaaaatattttccCCATTCTGGGGCCCTATTCCAATTATTCCAACAAAAAATTGACAGCCCGAACAATGATAAGTGTTAGATCCCTTTTTCTCTCTGCACATTAATAACTAACCTTCCTTCTCCTGATGTAGGCAGCTCCACTGTGTTTTGCAAACCACTGATCATTGATGCTCAGCTGTTTGTTATTGTGGCCCAGCTGTTTGGTGGCTCCCATATCTACAAAAGGGATAGTTTTTCCAACAAGTTGATCAAGATGCAAGACGTGGACAACTTCAAAATCAGAAAACCCAATGACATTGAAACATTTGAAATAGAAGGAGAGAGGTACTTTGTGATTGCAGACACATCAAAGGCTGGGTCAACTACTGTGTACAAGTGGAATGGGAATGGCTTCTACTCCCATCAGAGTCTACATTCTTGGTTCAGAGACACAGATGTGGAATACCTTGAAATAGCTAACAAGCCACATTTAATCTTGTCAAGTAGCTCCCAACGTCCTGTCATCTTCCAGTGGAGTAAAAGCCAGAAGGAGTTTGTGTGGCGCACGGATATTCCAGACATGGAAGATGTGTATGcagtgaaacattttgttgtCAATGATGATCTCTACATTTGCCTGAACAGATTCATAGGTGACTCCAAAATGATGAAATGGGAGAACTCCCGGTTTGTGGTGAAACAGTCCTTTCCTTCCCGTGGTGCCATGGTTTTTCAACCCCTCAGAGTAAACAACTGGCAATACGCTATCCTTGGGAGTGATTACTCCTTCACCCAGATCTACCGCTGGGAAAACAATAAAGAGAAATTTGTAAAATTCCAAGAACTAAACATCCAGGCTCCGCGATCATTTACATTTGTGGTGACAGACAATCGTGAGTTCATGTTCAGCTCAAGTTTCAAAGGAAATACACAAATATACAAACATATCACCATTGATTTGAGCACAATATGAGAAAACATTCAAGTCTATTTAAGAATCAGTGAAATGACATCTTAAAAGCAGCTTTGGGTAATAATACTTACATGGACATGATAATGAAACATGCATGATTTATCATTGTTCTGCAATGAATGCTA includes:
- the LOC132815519 gene encoding leucine-rich glioma-inactivated protein 1-like isoform X1, which encodes MGYAAKRIFFFLWMVYVLLLIESKTSKQLRCPGGCTCSKDNALCENRKSIPHNFPPGVVSLSFAKSGFSEIPQGSFLHMPSLQLLLFTSNSFDTVGDDAFLGLSQLKYLFVENNKIQSISRHAFRGLKSLIHLSLANNNLKTLPKDVFKGLDALTNVDLRGNSFHCDCKLKWLVAWLSSTNATVDQIDCASPAEYQDDKINNLSLKEFDCITTEFVLDQSLQFQSLSIEAFTFMNDAHVVIAQPIVGKCSFFEWDHVEMVFRNYDNIIGSSTVFCKPLIIDAQLFVIVAQLFGGSHIYKRDSFSNKLIKMQDVDNFKIRKPNDIETFEIEGERYFVIADTSKAGSTTVYKWNGNGFYSHQSLHSWFRDTDVEYLEIANKPHLILSSSSQRPVIFQWSKSQKEFVWRTDIPDMEDVYAVKHFVVNDDLYICLNRFIGDSKMMKWENSRFVVKQSFPSRGAMVFQPLRVNNWQYAILGSDYSFTQIYRWENNKEKFVKFQELNIQAPRSFTFVVTDNREFMFSSSFKGNTQIYKHITIDLSTI
- the LOC132815519 gene encoding leucine-rich glioma-inactivated protein 1-like isoform X2, with product MPSLQLLLFTSNSFDTVGDDAFLGLSQLKYLFVENNKIQSISRHAFRGLKSLIHLSLANNNLKTLPKDVFKGLDALTNVDLRGNSFHCDCKLKWLVAWLSSTNATVDQIDCASPAEYQDDKINNLSLKEFDCITTEFVLDQSLQFQSLSIEAFTFMNDAHVVIAQPIVGKCSFFEWDHVEMVFRNYDNIIGSSTVFCKPLIIDAQLFVIVAQLFGGSHIYKRDSFSNKLIKMQDVDNFKIRKPNDIETFEIEGERYFVIADTSKAGSTTVYKWNGNGFYSHQSLHSWFRDTDVEYLEIANKPHLILSSSSQRPVIFQWSKSQKEFVWRTDIPDMEDVYAVKHFVVNDDLYICLNRFIGDSKMMKWENSRFVVKQSFPSRGAMVFQPLRVNNWQYAILGSDYSFTQIYRWENNKEKFVKFQELNIQAPRSFTFVVTDNREFMFSSSFKGNTQIYKHITIDLSTI